The Manduca sexta isolate Smith_Timp_Sample1 chromosome 9, JHU_Msex_v1.0, whole genome shotgun sequence genome segment GTGAACACGAGTACACAGAAATGAGCAGCGGGAACAGGTCTGGGTACTTCGCTGGTGGTTCGATGTACACAGCAGCAAATGCCAACCATATCATACACACTACGGAGAAAAAGAAATTCGCACTAAGGAGATTTAGTAACACAGAGTTCTCCGTTTTACTAGGGAACACCACTTTATATACCCTGTTGGCATTGAAGAAAGAGAACGTACTGCTTGTCGGTTGGgctaatttcaaacaaatactGTAAAAGGATATGTAGATCACATTAGTGGCTATGTACGGTATAATAAGTCCGTCTTTAATGAACAACGGTAACATACTAAAGTTTGACACTAGCAGGAACCAGAAACACATAAACGGGTCCTGCGGTAAATGTGCCGCTACTGGAATGGCAACTAGAAGTATTGTCTTCTCGTGCACTTGGAATGAAAACAGAAAGAAGGCTAACGACACGTTAATTACAGACAATAGGAACTTTTTCTTATTAATTCGCATGAAGAGATCAAGACAAGATGGCAACACAGCTAAGCTCGTTGTTACCAAGCACACTCTCACCATCTCCTCATTTGTGAAAACACTTTTAATCTTaatgaatacattaataaagcACCAAATATTGGAGACTTTGTCTTCAAATACTCCCCTCTTTACTGGGAATAGCCTGTGTACTACATGCATGATATTATCCCATGATCCGGAAAAGGGATACCAGATTATTATAAAAGTGGACACTACGGCCACAGCTAACTTATTAAAGTTGTGTACTACATATGAAATCTTGCCTCTATTTGGCACACCAATGAAACACTTTCTTAATAAATAGAAGAAAAATGGCAGAGCGTGATAAAGTTCCATCTGTTTGTAATTTAAAGCAAGAACAAAGAATATGGTGGCAAGCACATCATTCTCTATGGCCACTACGAAGAAAGTAGACCAAAGAAATAGACCCAGCGATACACAATTGTACTGAAAGTGACCATGGTCTATTAGTATGAGGCCTGGGTACAACAAGAACAATACAGTTGACAGATCCGTTCTTTTGAACACGCTCTTCTGTTCTTTAACCTTCACTCGCTCTAGGTCTATGCATATACACAACACTGCAGTCACGAAAAAGTACACGTCACTCAGAAACACCGTCCACCGCATGAACATCTTGTGCGACTCGTTCTCATAACCTCTCGACGCGAACAACCGCACCGACTCTGGGTCTAGCCAGTCCGCCACCAGCCCCATCAGTAAACTGTGGTACGCAGTCAGCGGGGGATAGTCTAACCCCCAATATTCAAGGTCGTTTTGCGTGGTGTTCTGGTACCACGACGTCGCCGGCGTGTGCACTGTGATCTCCTGCCAATGTCTCTGCGCCTCATAATCACCGTACATCGGAGGCTTTTTATAACCAGAATAAGGGTACGCCGCCACACACCACCGCACAAGTAGCGCTAACATCAAACCCGGCAATAACACGTCTTTCGTCACCATAAATCTATCCGGGTCCGACTTTTTAGTCATTATGTAAACCTAAACAACTTTTcagttatctatatttattcaaataaaatttcctaTGAAAAGCTACGCGGCGAAAAGTCAATAGAAAAATTTGACAGATTGTACTTACGACGTGAACGGCGTCCAATTCCTTGGTCAGCTTTTCCTTCAAATATTCCTCCGTATACACCATATTCGTTAGTAAAAATCCATACAACGCGTAGTAAAACTCCGACACAACACACAGAAATTAAATTACACCTCTCACTAGAATTTACTACGGCCAGAAACGGGTTTCATCCACACAATTATTGGACTTTTTTCGAAAGTGAGAAAACGAGAAGTCGAGAAAGCGGATCACGAAAGTGAAATTGCGGTCGTCTAGCTCACGAATTTCACGCCGGATGATGTTCCGCTCTATGTAATCCGACCAATTTGGataatatgcaattttgtcggTCAAAGTTGAGCGATTGAATGGTTACAGAATTTGGTAGGATTGCCATGACCTTGACCGATCAGTTGATTCGAATCAACTCACTCGTTCTTTGAAGACCGGGCTTCTAATCGGTCAGTGTAATCGGTcttcataatgttatttactcTGTTACGACTTCAATGATGTCAAcccaagaaatatttttttgttatgtacttatttatgtaatttaatttctccttcactaaaaatattttaacgactTTCCTCTGTGgtcttttcacaaaaataaatgtagttttttatttcttcacctaataaaaatatttccgatGTCATTAAGTCATTACACCAGTATTGGTCAGATTCATATCTTGTAATAATACTGAAAATTAAATACTCTTTGGACCTAAGTATGTACTAAAAGCTAATTCTCTTTACtaaaagcattatttaaaatattttaagactaaaaagtgattttaattttgaaatgtcaTAGTTGAAATATcaacaatttcatttaaaatctta includes the following:
- the LOC115455699 gene encoding dolichyl pyrophosphate Man9GlcNAc2 alpha-1,3-glucosyltransferase produces the protein MTKKSDPDRFMVTKDVLLPGLMLALLVRWCVAAYPYSGYKKPPMYGDYEAQRHWQEITVHTPATSWYQNTTQNDLEYWGLDYPPLTAYHSLLMGLVADWLDPESVRLFASRGYENESHKMFMRWTVFLSDVYFFVTAVLCICIDLERVKVKEQKSVFKRTDLSTVLFLLYPGLILIDHGHFQYNCVSLGLFLWSTFFVVAIENDVLATIFFVLALNYKQMELYHALPFFFYLLRKCFIGVPNRGKISYVVHNFNKLAVAVVSTFIIIWYPFSGSWDNIMHVVHRLFPVKRGVFEDKVSNIWCFINVFIKIKSVFTNEEMVRVCLVTTSLAVLPSCLDLFMRINKKKFLLSVINVSLAFFLFSFQVHEKTILLVAIPVAAHLPQDPFMCFWFLLVSNFSMLPLFIKDGLIIPYIATNVIYISFYSICLKLAQPTSSTFSFFNANRVYKVVFPSKTENSVLLNLLSANFFFSVVCMIWLAFAAVYIEPPAKYPDLFPLLISVYSCSHFLLFFLYFNYQQLSLPKFLPVIHKVKNK